Below is a genomic region from Henckelia pumila isolate YLH828 chromosome 3, ASM3356847v2, whole genome shotgun sequence.
AAGTCCTCTTTTGGATCACTTTCTGTCACATTCTCATCTTGCATCTCTTCTGACTCAGTGTCTGGCACAGAAGACTCCACCTCAAACGGTATTTTAAGATTCTCACAGATATGATTGTCTTTTTCAtctgtatttattttatatcccAGTTTGTTTTCATCAAACTTTACATCTCTGGTGTTGAAACACTTTGAACCTCTTGTCTCCAGGTTCCAAACTTTATATCCTTTCACACCATccggatacccaatgaatatacatctAACTGCCCTTGCTTACAACTTGTCCTGTTTCAGATCAGCATATGCAAGACATCTGAATACTCTCAAGATTTAATAGTTTGCAGGTGTCCCACTTCACTTTTCCATTGGAGTCTTGAAACCAATTGCATTGGATGAGCACCTATTGACCAAATAGCACGTAGTAGATAGTGCTTCTCCTCAGAAGGACTTAGGAAGagaagcattgatcaacatacatctgacccttTCCAGAAGAGTTCTATTCATTCTCTCTACCAGACCATTCTGCTGTGGTGTTCTTGCCACTGTTATGTGTCTGATAATGCCTTTCTCTTTGAATAGCTTAacaaacttatctgataagtattTCAGCCCATTACATGTTCTCAAGTGCTTAACTCTTCgatcactcttgttctcaaTTGTCAGCAGTAATTCTCGGAATTTGTCATAAGCTTCATCCTTAGTATTTAAGATGAATGAATACTCATACTCTCCTTGAGTAGTCATCTATCAAATTTATAAAGTATATATCTGCCTCCACAATGAGTTTTTGTCCGAGAAAGACTccatagatctgaatgaatgtaggccaatggttgctcagttgtgtgacttTCTTGTCCAAATGATACTTTTTTTATTTCCCAAGAGCACAACTATCACACAACTCCAGTGATTCGATCTTGTCTCCACCCAACAGACTCTAGTTAGACAGTTcatgtaatcccttctcacttacatgtccaagcctcaAATGCCATAACTTGGTTCTGTCTTGCTGTTCCTGAATACTTGATGTACTTCATGTGACTGTATCACCTTGTAGTACATATAGGAGGTTTATTTTGACAGACTTCATTATAACCAGAGACCCTTTAtatactgagagacttcctgctcctgatttgaatgaatatATCTGAGCATCAAGATTTTccaatgatatcaagtttctcttcaactcgggcactggcagcgcttagtcgtgtcacgcccaaattaacccaactcagattaactaaataaacatgtagtagcgagagtaaagatcgttcccacgagaaaagtgaaatttatttgtgttcttaaaaaaatactggaaataaataaaaggggatttggaatttaaatcaattaacatgcaagattaaattaaactagagaaatcaattaaaaacaagccttggtatcagtcgactacacccttgaaattattcactcgatcatcgattctctaaaaataataaatccacattgaatatttatcattggaaatttaattcctgtttcaccttaattttagttaactagacatcagcgttctaagttaacccttaccccataaattaacccaataccagatattagatttaaatccacggtagcattcaaatgagtgaaactaatgaatctagacaacacatgcaccagcggatgtatttagcctagtcaattgttgttcctacgatttaacaaattcaacagcagaaaatattaaacgcagttgcttcacaaattagatgattcaaacaattacggatttgaattctattttagcggtagattgtacgaaagaattatcaggtgatcaatctaataatcaaacacacaagcatgaaataaaccagaacaactcttgatactcgataaaaatcaaacgttgaaaatcaaaatctcacaaagtgaataaaatcaagggtttcgtcttccttaaccaagtactAAGAAAGAAttaatctaagaacaagaaagataaaacctagccgccagatgttTCTTCTCTCTTTATCCGTCTCCAATCCCTGCGTTCCAATTCCTCTTTCTCGTCCAAAGACCTCTTTTTATATGACTTTgaaagcccacgaaataaagcccgcaaaatCAGATTTTAAAATTCcgaaattctattttttctctGTACGActcgcgcgctcgatcctatgagttggCCCGATCGAGCCCACGGAAATTGCTGAACCAACTGTCTTAAAATTtcttggccgcgctcgatcctatgagttggTGAGATCGAGCGCATGGAAATTGGCGAGCCTTCTGCCTTGCTTCTTCTATGgacgcgctcgatcctatgagtttgtccgatcgagcgcactgGGTCAAATCCGACTTCTTCATCAAAGTATGGCATTTCCTACACATTGAACCGGGAATATGTTATGTAGCTAAATGCATGGCATaaaacaaaactaaaataaaacatgaacaaagacACAAGAACACATGCAAAACACTaacaaaatgacactaaaatatgcaaacaaaacaacaCTATCAAATACCCATACTTACtccttactcgccctcgagtaagtcatgcaaaacaaaatgaaacacaacaaacacataagcaaggacgaTTATGCATAatatagcctcagagaagtttTCCCACAAAAAACAAACTCACTACTACTCTCgattatcaatgatacaccttcagtcaaatgcgaacgtgcgtgtgtgacatgttaccccagctacatgaaacttcaaaagacaaagccTCAAGACTATTTGCCGACCTAagacaattcagtgcaagtctcacaatcaagaactctcctctcaacaatatatcaacacaacacaactctcttgagatataattacgcaccatcggattttgcacccgacattttaaagtcccaataattacccgcagacttagctataactagataggattcgaatttcaatcccctcgtctatagcccggatgaaaCTACAACTCCAttaggtccgcaaacttagctatgaaacaatgaataaaatttcattcacatttcaagcccggatggaattgttatttcaaaatgttttaaaaaattatttaatcccattttacccgcaaacttaaCCATAAGCAAGGGCATTAGAATTTCAATTCCTTGCTTACAGTCCGGATGGAATTaaagtcttattttctttttttttttcaaaagattaaccccatgtaatccgcatacttagccaccaacaagatgaatagaatttcaaacatcttgctcgcaacccggatggagttaatttgtttccaaaaattgtttttctttttcataAAACAAAACATTTTAAGGTGCGCCCAAGCAAGTATATATCATATCAAAGAGATCATCAAAATTCAAGCACTATCAAGTTCCACagacacctattgtcgtgcaatggtccaacagacatccacaatatctaatacatcactacacttcaccagttaaacatgcgtgcttaaaatattcaacaatcaacctatggtttctcatgtccaatcaagagtacaatttttttttaaaaataatttcaatttCTTTCAACTTCATCTTCATAGGCTAGAAATCATCATCCTACTTATGCATAcgaaacaaacaaaaacaaaatgaatgcaatgaatgtaatgaatgcacccccccatacttaaatgaaacattgccctcaatgctctagcactaaaaacacaacacacaacacaaataacaaaatgataacgaggtgcaaaattaaaacaaaactcccctggttcagGTGTTGGCGTTGTCATCCTCGTTGGCCTCAGGCTGAATAATGGAAGACTCCTCTTGAAAATTGTACCGAAGATGGGGCGGCGAGGTTcctgaaaacaaagaaaataaaacaataaacaaaGTAAACAAAATAAAGGGAAAAGACActaggttgcctcccagccagcgcttgattttcagtcgtCAGCTTGACTATCAGAAGCActgctcaaagagcggctgacgcccataataagtgtcatatgacaccacaaatgggtcttggttCCACATGCCCTCAATCTTGGCCAGATATATACAAattaagctcgtcacctcaacaacactccaaagtagctggtaaacatgggaagataACATCTCTACGGGCTCTTGGAAGccaaaatcttttgaaactAGGATTGATGGAAGGGAAAGatcttggggatgtgtgtatgataatactatcgatgagctcatatcgatagactcttgaactccgtcatcctcaaactcGAGTGGCAATATATTTCCATCACACCCTATTTCTTCTATAACATCTTCCGACTACggttcaataagaagagaagactcaaacgcccctaaatcttcagcatgattttattcgcactcccaatcctggttctctgagtcatcttcatcgaaccaaatcgggttggtcactgcttgagtatcttgcttcacttctTGTTCTTGGTGTTCCTGGGgaattgatctcttgatattctccatGTGCTCCACAAGGTGATATCCAGAATTTTTTATATCTTCTATAACTTcctcagtcgatgccacaagcttgctcattatgtcctctagcggatgtaagatcaacttcgaacaacttccctcctccttttgaagctcaaatggttggtctgtaaaatccggGTATTGAGATTGCGAATACCGGTAATAGTCAAActctgccatatcatccaacaggtgtCTCATGGTATCAGCATCTcggaaaaatatttaaataccggttgtgaaagctccatcaattacccatcttcttgtcactgcatccaaaacattaaaaaaatatgtaaggagagaatagttagaaaaatcatgataccagAAGATGGTTgctaaatcattgaatctcttccatgctaCGTAGAATGGCTCCccgtgttgctggataaaaattgtgaatacttgtcgatttgacatctcgaagtattacaCCATGAGAATCGTCCTCACCTATGTAATgttctttctatctctgggtcgtatgaaaattcttcttcttctgaagattcacctgcacgcacgaacaaaccagagtagcactaggaggaataataaaataaaaaaataaaaacaaaaacacaaataaattaaacgccttccccggaaacggcgccaaaatttggcagcgcttagtcgtgtcgcaccaaaattaacccaactcagattaactaaataaacatgtagtagcgagagtagagatcgttcccatgaggaaaatgaaatttatttgtgttcttaaaaaatgctggaaataaataaaaggggatttggaatttaaataaattaacatgcaagattaaattaaagtagagaaatcaattaaaaacaagccttcgtatcggtcgactacaccattgaaattattcactcgatcatcgattctctaaaaataattaattcacattgaatattcatcattggaaatttaattcctgtttcaccttaattttagttaactagacaccagcgttctaagttaacccttaccccataaattaacccaataccagcaattagatttaaatccacgatagcattcaaatgagtgaaactgatgaatctagacaacacatgcaccagcggatgtatttagcctagtcaattgttgttcctatgatttaacaaattcaacagcagaaaatattaaacgcagttgcttcacaaattagatgattcaaacaattacggatatgaattctaatttagcggtagattgtacgaaagaataatcaggtgatcaatctaataatcaaacacacaagcatgaaataaaccagaacaactcttgatacttgataaaaatcaaatgttgacaatcaaaatctcacaaagtgaataaaatcaagggattcgtcttccttaaccaagtactAAGAAAGAAttaatctaagaacaagaaagataaaacctagccgccagatgttTCTTCTCTCTTTAGCCGTCTCCAATCTCTGCGTTCCAATCCCTCTTTCTCGTCCAAAGACCTCTTTTTTATATGGCTTTgaaagcccacgaaataaagcccgcaaaatcaaatttaaaaattccgaaattctattttttttctctGCATGACTCGCGCGCTCGATCATATGAGTTGGTCCGATCGAGCGCACGGAAATTGTTGAACCTACTGTCTTGAAATTTTCTcgaccgcgctcgatcctatgagttggTGAGATCGAGCGCATGGAAATTGGCGAGTCTTCTGACTTGCTTCTTCTATggatgcgctcgatcctatgagtttgtccgatcgagcgcactgGGTCAAATCCGACTTCTTCATAAAAGTATGACATTTCCTACACATTGAACCGGGAATATGTTATGTAGCTAAATGCATGGCATaaaacaaaactaaaataaaacatgaacaaagacACAAGAACACATGCAAAACACTaacaaaatgacactaaaatatgcaaacaaaacaatactATCAGACACAAACTTCAAATTCATGAGTACTCTATCAATCACATCATGCATCCTTATTTTGATATTCCCAGAGCCTTTTATCCTACATGATTGATTGTTTCCCAACAATACCATGTCCTGATCAGATTCCTCAAACTTCTCAAACCAGGACcttataggacacatgtgaaaAGAGCATCTTGAATCCAGTATCCATTCGTGGTTTACATCATATTTACAAACTACCAATACTTCTTTTGAGTCATATCCATCTGAAGCTACGGCCAGAGTACCATTATCTTTGGGTTTTTCCTGCTGCTACCCTTTTCTTTCAGGACAATCTCTCCTATGATGCCCAATCTTATGACATGCAAAACACTTTAGATTCCCCAAATTTCTATtctgttatattttttttttgaggaaaaCTCGTAATCTTATATATTATAATCATCCAGTACAAGTTGTATCAACCACGAAGGAAAATCACCATTCATCCAAACAAAAGATGATTGGGATTGAGAAGCAAAAATAGAAATTGTATGTGATACAGAATTTGCAGAACGTTTTACATGTATAAAATCCGAAATAGCAGGAACCGTCAATCTTCTCTTGATTTCTGTAACACAAACTCCTGTGTAGCCCAAATCTACCTGAGTAGCTGTAACTGCTTTTATAGCCAAAATTGAATCCGTGGCAACCTGGACATCCTCAAAGTTCCTATCATAAATAAGCTTGATCCCTTCAAGGATAGCTAGTAGCTCACCATGGACAACCGAAATTGGTTGATTAATTTGTTTACCAAAAGCCAATAATAATCGTCCTTGTCGATCACGCATGACTCCACCAATGCTATCTCTATTCAGGTTCTCGTTAATACAAGCATTAGTATTTAGTTTGAACCTACTCATCTCTGGAGGTTCCCACTTCGTCTCACGATGAAGTCTCGACTCTACTTCATAGATTGCTACCCTTTTTatggattttcgaaaatctgtaAGAAATGGGAGACTCCAAGATATGGCTTCTGGCAGTGATTTAGTTTTGTCCCCATGGAGAAATTTTTGTGTTTCTTTCCAAATTTCCCAACCATGCATTATGAACTCTTTGAACTATGATTTCTGCAAATTGTTACGAATCCATAAACAAAGATTGAGCATGTTTTCTTGTTTCACTAATTTCAGCAGTTTAACGTATAAAGTGTGTTTGCACAAATGATTTATGGTAGCACAACGGAATAGAGAATGAGAAGTTGAGTCGTACGGGGAAGCACAAAGATAACAAGCACTAGTAACTGGGACATGATGCCGTGACAAGTTCAGGTTTGTCGGGATACAATCGTGAGTTGCATGCCACAAGAAAATTCTTACTTTCTGAGGTATTGAGAGGCTCCAAAGGAAAGACCACCAATTCTCATCAGGATAATTCGATTGGTTCACCAGGGCATCAAAAAGTCCTCTTTGGAATCGGCACCCATCTTTCACAGTGTACTGACCTTTTCTATCAAAATGCCAAAACCAAACGTCCGCAGAAATTGCTGAATTAAGCGGTATTTTAGAGATTTCCTTAGCAATATATACATCAAAGCTAGACGCTAAGAGCTCCTCATCCCATGCTCCATATTTAATCAACAAGCTTACTCTTTGATCTTGAATCCACTGGGCTCCATGGCTCCTTAGACTCGAATGCAAACTCGGTATCCACTTATCCTCATAAATATTGATTGATTCTCCATTACCCACTCGCCACATGAGGCCTCTATCAAGTAGGCCTCGACTCCATATGAGTGACATCCAAATGTAAGATGGATTATTCTCGAGCTTTGCCTTCATAATGTCCTCGTTCcttgactcttcgatctggATTTTGGCCTATATTTCCCATTGGATGTCCTCTTGTCACTTCTGCCTCTTATCATAAGACcctctccatgtgattcggtgTTAGTGTTTGACTTTCtctgaagtttcttggattgaATAGAAGATATAACTTTTTCCAAGGTTATCGTCTGTTCTCTTCCATAGAGAAATGCATCCCTAAAGTTCTCATAAGTTTTAGGAAGTgcattcagaagtatcaaagccCGATCTTCACCCTCAAGCTTTACTTTTATATTCTCCAAatcatccaatatcttggtgaattcttTGATCTGGTTTTCAAGATTCTTATCATCCTTTATCACAAAGGAATACAACCTCTGTTTCATGTACAAACGGTTAGCCAGAGATTTCATCATGTATAAATTCTCAAGCTTAAGCCACACAGCCGCTACATATTCTTCTCTCGCCACCTCTCGAAGAGGTCTATCACCAAGACAGAGAATTATCACACTATGTGCTTTTTCGAGcaattcatccttgttcttgaTATCGTCAGacatctcctccttcttcttgagGGCTTCCACCAATCCTTGTTGTATCAGGATCGCTCGCATCTTGATTCTCCATAGCGAGAAATCGTTCTTGTCAGTAAACTTctcaatataaaatttcattgatcccaccatcATTGCTTAGTTTCCCACGGACAGcgccacttgttaggaatcaatcagAACAAACTCGATATTCCGAGAACTTTAACaagaaaacacacacacacacacacacagcaACTCA
It encodes:
- the LOC140889604 gene encoding uncharacterized protein, producing the protein MTTQGEYEYSFILNTKDEAYDKFRELLLTIENKSDRRVKHLRTCNGLKYLSDKFVKLFKEKGIIRHITVARTPQQNGLVERMNRTLLERVRYEKDNHICENLKIPFEVESSVPDTESEEMQDENVTESDPKEDLSTYNLARNKTRREIRAPKRFGEADLAWYVLTVTEEVEYSEPNTYDEAMASKNKNKLIEDMNEEMNSLEKNPIWTLVDRPKHHNTLGCKWV